A region from the Treponema pallidum subsp. pallidum str. Nichols genome encodes:
- a CDS encoding bifunctional 5,10-methylenetetrahydrofolate dehydrogenase/5,10-methenyltetrahydrofolate cyclohydrolase: MDARLIDGKQAAHECTARLATRVQALRAAVGTAPFLAAVLVGDDPASCTYVAAKQRALARAHLRGETHRLPAHASHAQVLELIARLNEDARVHGILIQLPLPAHLDAARVCRAVAPEKDVDGFHPLNCGALFLAQPGFVPCTPAGIVHLLRRAQVPLAGARVVIVGRSAIVGRPLAVLLASPGCDATVTLCHSHTRGLADICVQADILVAALGKARFIGAPFVRTGAVVIDVGIHHVPDATAPRGRRLCGDVDFDAVAHKVQAITPVPGGVGPMTIAMLLHNTLCAAEYAAGMIPPFRAALYADLDGRAAGDVPH, from the coding sequence GTGGACGCACGCCTCATCGATGGAAAACAAGCCGCACACGAGTGTACGGCGCGTCTTGCAACGCGTGTGCAGGCGCTGCGTGCGGCGGTAGGCACGGCGCCCTTTCTTGCCGCAGTGCTGGTGGGGGATGACCCGGCTTCTTGTACCTACGTTGCAGCAAAGCAGCGTGCCCTGGCTCGCGCCCACCTGCGGGGGGAAACGCACCGGCTGCCTGCTCATGCCTCTCACGCACAGGTGTTAGAACTTATTGCTCGTCTCAATGAGGACGCGCGGGTGCACGGCATTTTGATCCAATTGCCGTTACCTGCGCATCTTGACGCAGCGAGGGTGTGCCGCGCAGTGGCGCCAGAAAAAGATGTCGACGGCTTTCATCCGCTTAACTGTGGTGCGCTCTTCCTTGCGCAGCCTGGGTTTGTTCCCTGCACCCCTGCGGGGATTGTGCACTTGCTCCGGCGTGCGCAGGTGCCGCTTGCGGGGGCACGCGTGGTAATTGTCGGCCGTTCTGCCATCGTTGGCCGTCCGCTTGCAGTGCTCCTTGCCTCTCCCGGCTGTGATGCAACCGTGACGCTCTGTCACAGTCACACGCGCGGTTTGGCGGATATCTGTGTGCAGGCAGATATCCTCGTTGCAGCACTGGGAAAGGCGCGCTTCATTGGCGCGCCGTTTGTGCGCACCGGCGCCGTGGTTATCGATGTGGGTATTCATCACGTGCCAGATGCAACTGCACCGCGCGGGAGAAGACTGTGTGGTGATGTGGATTTTGACGCAGTGGCGCACAAGGTGCAGGCGATCACGCCTGTTCCGGGGGGAGTAGGACCGATGACTATCGCGATGCTGCTGCACAACACGCTCTGCGCTGCAGAGTATGCAGCCGGGATGATACCCCCCTTTAGAGCGGCGCTCTATGCCGACCTAGATGGACGCGCTGCAGGCGACGTACCGCACTGA
- the rsfS gene encoding ribosome silencing factor, with the protein MSANGAASAVAEALCDARAEDVCVFDVSARCGWADFAVVATVPGLLHGTHRLVCEQAARFGLREVHRKKRGLCEEQWRVLDFGSILVHLMSAQARAFYDLDRLWQDCLVAR; encoded by the coding sequence GTGAGTGCTAACGGAGCTGCTTCCGCGGTAGCAGAGGCTCTGTGTGATGCGCGCGCGGAGGATGTATGTGTGTTTGATGTAAGCGCGCGCTGCGGCTGGGCGGACTTTGCGGTAGTTGCCACTGTGCCTGGCCTCTTGCACGGCACTCATCGTCTGGTGTGCGAGCAGGCGGCTCGCTTTGGCCTAAGAGAAGTACATCGAAAAAAACGAGGCCTTTGCGAAGAGCAATGGCGGGTGCTGGACTTTGGGTCTATCCTGGTTCATCTTATGAGCGCGCAGGCGCGCGCCTTTTATGACCTCGACCGGCTGTGGCAAGATTGTCTTGTCGCGCGGTAG
- a CDS encoding NUDIX hydrolase, with protein MDEGRETVQPAHRAKEEKKQDAHLAWEVRKRHEACRLRVFHVQELESVSPRKTVRRFVTLTAPEWVIVVPHVMERAQRFFVMVRQWRCGSQTVCTEFPGGVIDAGEHPEAAARRELFEETGRRASSLAHLGTIHPNPAVLENRVHIFSAECTPEVREPQLDTDEFLERCVLPVHDVYERMGRAPFDHALMGAALFLFLRAHPLSSL; from the coding sequence ATGGATGAAGGAAGAGAAACTGTCCAGCCTGCGCATCGCGCAAAGGAGGAAAAAAAACAGGACGCCCATCTTGCATGGGAGGTACGGAAACGGCACGAGGCGTGCCGCCTGCGCGTTTTTCACGTGCAAGAACTCGAAAGCGTTTCACCGCGCAAAACGGTACGTCGCTTTGTAACGCTCACTGCACCTGAGTGGGTAATCGTCGTGCCGCACGTGATGGAACGCGCACAACGCTTCTTCGTTATGGTGCGCCAGTGGCGCTGCGGTTCACAGACGGTGTGTACTGAATTTCCCGGCGGGGTTATCGACGCAGGGGAGCACCCTGAGGCTGCAGCGCGCAGGGAGCTGTTTGAAGAAACAGGCAGACGCGCTTCCTCTCTTGCACACCTTGGCACCATACACCCGAATCCCGCCGTGTTGGAGAACCGCGTGCACATCTTCAGCGCCGAGTGTACGCCTGAGGTACGTGAACCGCAGTTGGATACCGACGAGTTTTTAGAGCGGTGCGTGCTCCCCGTGCACGACGTGTACGAACGCATGGGCCGCGCACCCTTTGACCACGCGCTCATGGGCGCAGCCCTCTTTCTTTTTTTGCGGGCGCATCCGCTTTCCTCCCTGTAA
- a CDS encoding ABC transporter substrate-binding protein gives MRNTGSATYARIGGVFLSFFVLLPVFCHGSKEKGKEEEPVRLSVLIREKHYSSGLQNVFTKLELEEGIAVTVETIQDDQYPTVLHARLADGTAPDVVEVSLPSLHALDPYLYFVDLSKEAWIPDLLIPPTDPYGKTFALPLNCAVSINALFYNKDLFDRYGISEPKSWNELLESCALIVKSGISIVPLALSTTESFPHTLLADAITKVLGEQGARDLVKRATDDSIDWTHERALYPVLGAYLELFKRGYVNKHHRTARVREIIHDFTRDRIAMYFGSHLVADAIIKERPGINLGACVLPITENAQDVLTGSLEVQGLAVHKKSARVATACRALSVLASAAYQNSFFEEHKGLPAFRNTTSAVIPACLSALFKSHIEKGKVIQAIDAYAQAQNTPHRASVFPDFAAYVTDPAPTAHTMLHRAQTEARRRREPVQKKE, from the coding sequence ATGCGTAATACCGGATCCGCCACCTACGCCCGCATCGGCGGTGTGTTCCTCTCTTTCTTTGTGCTGTTACCCGTCTTCTGCCATGGCAGCAAAGAGAAGGGAAAGGAAGAAGAACCGGTTCGCCTCTCAGTCCTCATACGAGAGAAGCATTACTCTTCGGGCCTGCAGAATGTGTTTACGAAGTTGGAATTGGAAGAAGGAATCGCCGTCACCGTCGAAACCATCCAGGACGATCAGTATCCTACGGTGCTTCACGCGCGCCTTGCAGACGGGACCGCTCCGGATGTTGTAGAGGTGTCTCTTCCCTCGCTCCATGCCCTTGACCCATACCTTTACTTTGTAGATCTGAGCAAAGAAGCCTGGATACCGGATCTACTGATTCCTCCCACAGATCCGTACGGCAAGACATTTGCGCTTCCCTTAAACTGCGCCGTGTCTATCAATGCACTTTTCTACAACAAGGACCTTTTTGATCGCTACGGGATATCCGAGCCCAAAAGCTGGAATGAACTCCTAGAAAGCTGCGCTCTCATTGTAAAAAGTGGCATTTCTATCGTACCCCTCGCGCTCAGCACAACGGAAAGCTTTCCACATACGTTGCTTGCTGACGCGATTACGAAAGTGCTCGGTGAGCAGGGCGCTCGAGATTTAGTCAAACGTGCCACAGACGACTCCATCGATTGGACGCACGAGCGTGCGCTCTATCCTGTACTCGGAGCCTATCTGGAACTGTTCAAGCGGGGATACGTAAACAAACACCACCGGACTGCGCGCGTGCGCGAAATCATTCATGATTTTACACGCGATCGCATCGCTATGTACTTTGGCAGTCACCTGGTTGCAGATGCAATCATAAAAGAACGTCCTGGAATCAACTTGGGCGCGTGCGTCCTCCCTATAACCGAAAATGCACAAGACGTACTGACTGGAAGTTTGGAAGTGCAAGGACTCGCAGTGCACAAAAAAAGCGCGCGTGTGGCAACCGCGTGTCGTGCACTCTCTGTGCTTGCGTCTGCCGCGTACCAAAACAGTTTCTTTGAAGAACACAAAGGGCTTCCTGCGTTTCGAAACACCACCAGCGCAGTTATTCCTGCGTGCCTCAGTGCCCTGTTTAAAAGCCATATAGAGAAAGGAAAAGTAATACAGGCAATCGACGCGTACGCGCAGGCGCAAAACACACCCCACAGAGCCTCTGTTTTTCCAGATTTCGCCGCGTATGTAACCGACCCGGCACCAACTGCGCACACCATGCTGCACCGCGCCCAAACTGAAGCGCGGAGGAGAAGAGAGCCGGTACAAAAAAAAGAATGA
- a CDS encoding sulfide/dihydroorotate dehydrogenase-like FAD/NAD-binding protein has translation MFSILEKKQFSPQVFYLKVHAPDIAKNRAAGQFVLVQLDDEYAERIPLTIADAHADEGWIALVIQTVGATTMRLCEKEVGDSISVVLGPLGNPTLIENVGTVACVAGGVGAAPLYPIAQAHKRAGNHVIVILGARNRDLIIFEEEMRALADELVIVTDDGSYGRKGLVTEPLRELCERASCPQEVVAIGPPIMMKFCAETTRPFGIRTVVSLNTIMIDGTGMCGGCRVNVGSEIKFVCVDGPEFDGHQVDFESMMRRMRAFQAREAHDVHCCKMKHHAGR, from the coding sequence GTGTTCAGCATTCTAGAAAAGAAACAATTTTCTCCGCAGGTGTTTTACTTGAAGGTGCATGCACCTGATATTGCAAAAAATCGTGCTGCAGGACAGTTTGTGCTTGTTCAACTTGATGACGAATACGCTGAGCGCATACCGCTAACGATTGCGGACGCGCATGCGGATGAAGGGTGGATTGCGCTAGTGATCCAGACTGTTGGCGCCACTACTATGAGGCTGTGCGAAAAGGAAGTGGGCGATTCCATCTCTGTAGTTCTCGGTCCGTTGGGAAATCCAACTCTCATTGAAAATGTAGGAACTGTCGCCTGCGTTGCAGGGGGTGTTGGGGCAGCTCCGCTGTATCCTATTGCCCAGGCGCATAAAAGGGCTGGAAATCACGTCATTGTAATCCTTGGGGCGCGCAATCGGGATTTAATTATTTTTGAAGAGGAGATGCGCGCGCTTGCAGACGAGCTGGTCATTGTCACAGACGACGGCTCATATGGACGCAAGGGCTTAGTGACTGAGCCCCTGCGTGAGCTGTGCGAGCGCGCGTCCTGTCCACAGGAGGTGGTTGCTATCGGTCCGCCGATTATGATGAAGTTTTGTGCGGAAACGACGCGCCCCTTTGGGATCCGCACGGTCGTATCTTTGAACACCATTATGATTGACGGCACTGGCATGTGCGGTGGCTGTCGGGTGAATGTAGGTTCTGAGATAAAATTTGTTTGCGTGGACGGACCTGAATTTGACGGGCATCAAGTTGATTTTGAGAGCATGATGCGGAGAATGAGGGCATTTCAGGCAAGGGAAGCGCATGATGTCCACTGCTGTAAGATGAAGCACCACGCGGGGAGGTAG
- a CDS encoding flagellar hook-length control protein FliK: MELRGLLARAIGIGVAESAPAAQETISVGTSCAAAPCSFAQSLHDHMRGAAPQRVSLSPASAAVHERVREEADEQQTGSGTQQDVFTEESLSDVFLVAYETGLRAAQEAASGVRPFDYVRAAQEASGGASWPSAPEFLVVERQATSVTPRSVVPEQPSSGERGRAARPAGLSRAYAQRVPETAPHVQDLCGQESGEHLRESAGARGLRGGSLPSGAAPALLREQGSEATYAASSESEVFDVIFDAEVRQRLVAAAIRGEPVLQSGGAGSSFGGKAGASHASAAAGVSAGAAFQGATAYGQIRHGDSPQELGSFSDARFTVLDARRHSRGAGSGVSSHAGAVLPAAQAQLSAADVDAGAEEHGTESLREGERAGVERAFEGVAHAREETAQSQGIRGFATTQAALSAHIRAHSAELAQSGRVVLRDHGRGYIDIALKPEHLGAVSIRLALSENKRVVGTIHVASQEAFEAFQENLGDLARAFEANGFDAAQFDVQWFGAGAHAEDGHLASQTAAYAAAQRLGGAGVEPVVQEVHWHAQGAALTIDVFA, encoded by the coding sequence ATGGAACTGAGAGGACTGCTGGCACGGGCCATTGGTATCGGTGTGGCGGAGTCTGCGCCTGCTGCGCAGGAGACTATTTCAGTCGGTACGTCGTGTGCGGCAGCACCGTGTTCTTTTGCTCAGTCGTTGCATGACCACATGCGTGGCGCTGCGCCACAGAGAGTCTCTCTTTCCCCTGCGTCGGCTGCAGTGCACGAAAGGGTGCGCGAGGAAGCTGATGAGCAGCAAACCGGTTCGGGTACCCAACAGGACGTTTTCACAGAAGAGTCTCTTTCGGATGTATTTCTCGTGGCGTACGAGACTGGTTTGCGTGCTGCGCAGGAGGCGGCGTCAGGAGTGCGGCCCTTTGATTACGTGCGCGCGGCGCAGGAAGCTTCGGGTGGTGCGTCGTGGCCGTCCGCGCCGGAGTTTCTTGTAGTAGAGCGGCAGGCAACTTCCGTAACGCCGCGGTCTGTTGTGCCAGAGCAGCCCTCATCCGGGGAACGGGGGCGTGCGGCGCGTCCTGCAGGACTGTCTCGCGCGTACGCGCAGCGTGTGCCGGAGACTGCACCGCACGTGCAGGACCTGTGTGGGCAGGAGTCTGGGGAGCATCTGCGGGAAAGCGCTGGTGCGCGGGGGTTGCGCGGAGGGTCTCTTCCTTCTGGCGCTGCCCCTGCCCTGCTGCGTGAGCAGGGGAGCGAAGCCACGTACGCGGCATCGTCGGAGTCTGAAGTCTTTGACGTTATTTTCGATGCAGAGGTGCGGCAGCGGTTGGTGGCGGCTGCTATCCGTGGTGAGCCTGTTTTGCAGTCTGGGGGAGCAGGCAGCTCCTTTGGAGGAAAGGCAGGTGCGTCTCACGCCTCTGCTGCTGCAGGGGTGAGCGCCGGTGCGGCGTTCCAGGGGGCGACTGCGTACGGGCAGATTCGGCATGGGGATTCTCCTCAGGAGTTGGGATCTTTTTCGGACGCGCGCTTTACTGTGCTGGACGCGCGTAGGCATTCGCGCGGTGCAGGGTCGGGTGTGTCTTCGCACGCGGGCGCCGTACTTCCTGCGGCGCAGGCGCAGCTGTCGGCTGCGGACGTGGATGCGGGGGCGGAAGAGCACGGTACGGAGTCGCTGCGTGAGGGGGAGCGTGCAGGCGTGGAGCGTGCGTTTGAAGGAGTTGCGCACGCGCGTGAGGAGACAGCGCAGTCGCAGGGGATCCGAGGATTTGCTACCACTCAGGCGGCTCTTTCGGCGCACATTCGTGCGCATAGTGCAGAGCTTGCGCAATCTGGACGGGTTGTGCTGCGCGATCACGGACGCGGATACATCGACATTGCGCTGAAGCCAGAGCACCTTGGTGCGGTGAGCATACGTCTTGCCCTGTCGGAGAATAAGCGGGTGGTGGGTACTATTCACGTTGCTTCTCAGGAGGCGTTTGAAGCTTTTCAGGAAAATCTGGGGGATTTGGCGCGTGCATTCGAGGCAAATGGTTTTGACGCTGCGCAGTTTGATGTGCAGTGGTTTGGCGCTGGTGCGCACGCAGAGGACGGGCATTTGGCATCGCAGACGGCAGCCTACGCTGCTGCACAGCGTCTTGGGGGAGCGGGCGTTGAGCCTGTTGTGCAAGAAGTCCATTGGCATGCGCAGGGAGCTGCGCTCACGATTGACGTGTTTGCCTAA
- the gltA gene encoding NADPH-dependent glutamate synthase, protein MTSVQNVVSDAKTCDVPVESEPEARTYRPHALLQEEACQRLAQLQGKELKMKDRTQIPLQRMRMLPPKKRSLLMQEAALGFTEQQALVESQRCLNCKTKPCVKGCPVGVPIPEFIACVQRGAFKEAVDIIKTTSLLPAICGRVCPHERQCQLQCTVGKMFKDVSKAVSIGALERFVADWERQHGQITVPYCAPSTHKKVAVIGSGPAGLAVASDTARAGHSVTVFEALHKPGGVVTYGIPEFRLPKEVVVTEIETLKKMGVTFRMNFLVGRTATLEQLFSQYGFDAVFIGTGAGLPRFMNIEGEELCGVFAANDYLTRATLMKAYDTAHADTPVYAAKSVVVVGGGNVAVDSSRTALRLGAEQVHCLYRKTRADMTACVEEIAQAEDEGVTFHFLCQTTRILGDEEGNVRAVVFRDCQEQIDAGERVFLPCGDAECKLAADAVIVAVGNGSNPLMAKTTRSLAVSERGTIVVDEDQRTSIPGVWAGGDIVLGAATVIRAMGQGRRAAASINAYLAQKA, encoded by the coding sequence ATGACATCTGTACAAAATGTCGTAAGCGATGCCAAGACGTGTGACGTACCGGTTGAGTCAGAACCAGAAGCGCGTACGTATCGGCCGCACGCACTGCTCCAGGAAGAAGCGTGCCAGCGCCTGGCGCAGCTCCAGGGTAAAGAGCTGAAGATGAAGGATCGCACGCAGATCCCTTTGCAGCGTATGCGTATGCTGCCGCCAAAAAAGCGGTCGCTCCTCATGCAGGAGGCGGCGCTGGGTTTTACAGAGCAGCAGGCACTGGTTGAGTCTCAGCGTTGTTTGAATTGTAAAACCAAGCCGTGCGTAAAGGGTTGTCCGGTAGGAGTGCCGATTCCTGAGTTTATTGCGTGTGTCCAAAGGGGAGCCTTTAAGGAAGCAGTTGATATCATTAAGACGACGAGTTTACTCCCTGCAATTTGCGGTCGTGTGTGCCCGCATGAGCGTCAGTGTCAATTGCAGTGTACCGTGGGAAAGATGTTTAAGGATGTGTCCAAGGCGGTGTCGATTGGTGCGCTTGAGCGTTTTGTCGCTGACTGGGAGCGGCAGCATGGTCAAATTACAGTTCCGTACTGTGCGCCGTCTACGCACAAGAAAGTGGCCGTCATCGGGTCAGGGCCTGCAGGTCTTGCAGTTGCCTCAGATACGGCGCGTGCAGGCCATTCGGTAACGGTGTTCGAAGCGCTCCACAAACCGGGTGGAGTGGTGACCTATGGTATTCCTGAGTTTCGCCTGCCGAAAGAAGTGGTAGTGACGGAAATTGAAACACTCAAGAAAATGGGGGTGACGTTCCGGATGAACTTTTTGGTGGGCAGAACAGCAACGCTGGAACAGCTGTTCTCGCAGTACGGTTTTGATGCAGTTTTTATCGGGACCGGTGCGGGATTGCCGCGCTTTATGAATATTGAGGGTGAGGAATTGTGCGGGGTGTTTGCAGCAAACGACTACCTAACGCGTGCGACGCTGATGAAGGCGTATGACACTGCGCATGCGGACACGCCGGTGTATGCGGCAAAGTCAGTGGTGGTAGTCGGTGGAGGGAATGTGGCGGTAGATTCCTCGCGTACGGCGCTCCGTTTAGGGGCTGAGCAGGTGCACTGTCTGTACAGAAAAACGCGTGCGGATATGACCGCCTGTGTGGAGGAAATTGCACAGGCAGAAGATGAGGGGGTGACGTTTCACTTTTTGTGTCAGACCACCCGCATTTTGGGGGATGAAGAGGGGAACGTGCGCGCGGTAGTGTTCCGCGATTGTCAGGAACAGATTGATGCAGGAGAACGTGTGTTTCTGCCCTGCGGCGATGCTGAGTGTAAACTTGCTGCAGACGCGGTGATCGTTGCCGTTGGGAATGGTTCAAATCCGCTCATGGCAAAGACAACGCGCAGTCTTGCAGTGAGCGAGCGGGGTACTATCGTGGTGGACGAGGATCAACGGACGAGCATTCCGGGAGTGTGGGCTGGGGGAGACATTGTCTTAGGAGCGGCAACGGTTATTCGTGCGATGGGGCAGGGGCGGCGTGCAGCGGCGTCTATAAACGCGTACCTTGCGCAAAAAGCGTAA
- the deoD gene encoding purine-nucleoside phosphorylase has product MSIHLGAKGEDIAPRVLLPGDPLRARFVAERFFHNAYCYNEVRGMLGFTGTYKGVRVSVQGTGMGLPSHSIYVTELFQDYGVQKAIRVGTAGGLQEEVALKSVVCALGAATDSAINARRFSGMHFAPTASWSLLRTAVSVADEMGTGVQVGNVISSDVFYDESGSWRLWARYGVLAVEMETAELYTLAAKFRREALSILTISDHLVTGAVTSAQERERSFTQMIEIALEAIIQ; this is encoded by the coding sequence ATGAGTATTCACCTTGGAGCAAAGGGAGAGGATATTGCGCCGCGCGTGCTGTTGCCCGGTGACCCGCTGCGTGCGCGTTTTGTGGCGGAGCGTTTTTTTCACAATGCGTATTGCTACAATGAGGTGCGTGGCATGCTCGGGTTTACGGGAACCTACAAGGGGGTGCGCGTGTCGGTGCAGGGGACAGGTATGGGGCTGCCGTCGCACTCAATTTACGTAACGGAGCTGTTTCAAGATTATGGGGTGCAAAAGGCAATCCGCGTGGGGACTGCCGGTGGATTGCAGGAGGAAGTGGCGCTCAAATCGGTGGTGTGTGCGCTGGGTGCGGCAACGGATTCTGCAATAAACGCGCGCAGGTTTAGCGGCATGCACTTTGCGCCCACGGCAAGCTGGTCGCTCCTGCGCACGGCAGTGTCGGTTGCTGATGAAATGGGCACGGGGGTGCAGGTGGGGAATGTAATTTCCTCTGACGTCTTTTACGATGAATCAGGAAGCTGGCGCCTGTGGGCCCGGTATGGGGTGTTAGCGGTGGAAATGGAAACGGCGGAGCTGTACACGCTTGCTGCAAAGTTCAGACGCGAGGCGCTGAGCATTCTGACTATCTCTGACCACCTGGTAACCGGCGCGGTAACTAGCGCGCAGGAGCGGGAGCGCTCCTTTACCCAAATGATAGAAATTGCGCTTGAAGCCATTATCCAGTAG
- the flgD gene encoding flagellar hook assembly protein FlgD, producing MVQNTNMRFEMTAAERTRLEMDVRVINKQLEAGARSAKRELGKDDFLHLLIAQLTHQDPTAPMQDTQFIAQMAQFSSLEQMANMSAQVEKLGTLFGNTEALQAVGKMVEVTEADNTVRGLISAVTRADKPQVRVGSHWYEWEHVKVIADPSAS from the coding sequence ATGGTACAGAACACTAATATGCGGTTTGAAATGACCGCCGCTGAGCGTACGCGTTTAGAAATGGATGTGCGCGTTATAAACAAGCAGCTTGAGGCAGGCGCGCGCAGTGCGAAGCGGGAGTTAGGAAAGGACGATTTTTTGCATCTCCTTATTGCGCAGCTTACCCATCAGGATCCTACTGCGCCTATGCAGGACACGCAGTTTATTGCGCAAATGGCGCAATTTTCCTCGCTCGAGCAGATGGCCAACATGAGTGCGCAGGTAGAGAAGCTCGGAACGCTGTTTGGCAATACTGAAGCGCTGCAGGCGGTGGGAAAAATGGTTGAAGTCACTGAGGCGGATAACACTGTTCGTGGGCTTATCAGTGCAGTCACCCGTGCTGACAAGCCCCAGGTGCGGGTGGGGTCGCACTGGTACGAATGGGAGCACGTCAAGGTGATTGCAGATCCGAGTGCGTCGTAG
- a CDS encoding TP0733 family outer membrane beta-barrel protein, with translation MSRTFRAWQCVGALCALSPLLPAYSSEGVREVPPSQSPQVVVAYEPIRPGDQLLKIGIVAGCQLYIAGGNGTNGSSSSGTNGNGNGKLLGGGGFHLGYEYFFTKNFSLGGQVSFECYRTTGSNYYFSVPITVNPTYTFAVGRWRIPLSLGVGLNIQSYLSKKAPGLIAEASAGLYYQYTPDWSIGGIVAYTQLGDIASSPDKCRAVGLATIDFGVRYHF, from the coding sequence ATGAGCAGAACGTTCCGCGCGTGGCAGTGCGTTGGTGCGCTGTGTGCGCTCTCTCCCCTGCTGCCTGCCTACAGCTCCGAGGGCGTGCGAGAGGTACCCCCCTCCCAGTCTCCGCAGGTGGTGGTGGCGTACGAGCCCATTCGCCCCGGGGATCAGCTGCTCAAAATTGGCATTGTTGCAGGCTGCCAGTTGTACATAGCAGGGGGAAATGGAACCAACGGCTCTTCGAGTTCCGGCACCAACGGTAACGGCAACGGCAAACTGCTCGGGGGCGGGGGGTTTCACCTCGGGTACGAGTATTTTTTTACCAAAAACTTTTCCCTCGGCGGGCAAGTTTCCTTTGAGTGTTACCGCACGACCGGGTCAAACTATTACTTTTCTGTTCCCATCACGGTAAACCCCACGTACACGTTTGCCGTAGGGCGCTGGCGCATACCGCTCTCCCTGGGCGTTGGGCTCAACATTCAGTCCTATCTCAGCAAGAAGGCGCCGGGGCTTATTGCGGAAGCCAGCGCGGGGCTCTACTACCAGTACACCCCGGACTGGTCCATCGGCGGCATTGTTGCCTACACGCAGCTTGGGGACATTGCAAGCTCCCCCGACAAGTGCAGAGCCGTGGGCCTTGCCACCATTGACTTTGGGGTGCGCTATCACTTTTAG
- a CDS encoding CDP-alcohol phosphatidyltransferase family protein: MEKETAGILCSYTLFHSALVLALSLAHGRTQVPPSSTLSFLTVIVLWHCLLFFFLVAYSREPADTTVPFKPLPEQTAPICAAASSDCKENRTALKTLNTATHITLIRASAIPIVGFLLKFHALAGLSYFLVAGLSVLFLTDFIDGKIARARRETSRVGETLDAASDYALIGLISALYYQSGVVPLWFFVLIITRLSLQTVIACVYALFGHPMTGSTAGGKATVAVTMLLYTLELARLLLPNLARSNSGARFFTGAEILAGFVIFTGIVEKLYLGVQHRPGRSP; the protein is encoded by the coding sequence ATGGAAAAGGAAACAGCTGGCATTCTCTGCTCCTATACGCTTTTTCACAGTGCGCTCGTGCTGGCGCTGTCCCTCGCGCACGGGCGTACCCAGGTGCCCCCCAGCTCCACGCTCAGCTTTTTAACGGTCATTGTACTCTGGCACTGTCTGCTCTTCTTTTTTCTTGTCGCGTATAGCAGAGAACCTGCAGATACCACCGTGCCGTTTAAACCGCTGCCTGAACAGACAGCGCCTATTTGTGCCGCCGCATCTTCTGACTGTAAGGAGAACCGCACCGCGCTGAAAACGCTGAACACTGCAACGCACATCACGCTTATCCGTGCCAGTGCTATTCCTATCGTTGGCTTTCTGCTTAAATTCCACGCACTGGCGGGGCTTTCTTACTTCCTCGTTGCAGGACTGAGCGTTTTGTTCCTCACCGATTTTATCGATGGCAAAATTGCCCGCGCAAGACGAGAAACGTCCCGCGTGGGAGAAACGCTCGACGCAGCAAGCGACTACGCGCTTATCGGGCTCATCTCAGCGCTTTACTACCAAAGCGGTGTGGTGCCCCTGTGGTTCTTTGTGCTTATCATCACCCGGCTTTCGTTACAAACGGTTATTGCCTGTGTGTACGCGCTTTTTGGCCACCCGATGACCGGTTCCACCGCGGGGGGCAAAGCGACGGTGGCCGTGACTATGCTCCTGTACACGCTCGAACTTGCCCGTCTCCTGCTGCCGAACCTTGCGCGATCAAACAGCGGCGCGCGCTTTTTTACCGGGGCAGAAATCCTTGCAGGATTCGTCATTTTCACCGGGATAGTGGAAAAACTGTATCTTGGCGTTCAGCATCGCCCAGGACGCTCCCCGTAG